The genomic stretch aagaagaaacatcagTGATGAGCTTTGGAGGATAAGTAGGACATCAACAGAGAGCTCAATAAGGGCAAGTGGGTGGACATTCCAGAGGAAGGGAACAGGCTAAGTCAAAGCCCAGAAGTGTAAAAACTGGGTCATGCTCTGGGATGTCTAGCCGTGCTCTTGGGTGACCAGAGACGTATTCCTCCTTTGTTATTCCTTGGCATCAGATCAAGGCACTTATCAAAAAGTACATCCAGAGGCAGCAGACAATCAGCTTAGTGGTGGTCCCCTGCAACGTGGACATCGCCACCACGGAGGCACTGAGCATGGCTCAGGAGGTGGACCCTGATGGAGACAGGACCATAGGTAAGAAGAAAGAACCAAGCTTCTAGAGGACAGGAAGCCAGGGGGAGACCCCTCATATATTTAGAAGGTCCTGGAATGTAGCTCTGTTACAGGCACCCACATCCTGCCTTAGATCCAAGTGCTGTTCTCAGGGAAGCTCCATGGGCTCGGGGTGGAGTCGAGCACAGCAGATGGGTCACCCTCACTGACAGTCAGGGTTAGATGTGTGGCCAACATTTGGAGGTTCTTTGCCCTCCTTCCTATCATCGCTTATTTGCATTCTTGAACCATTCTGGATGGGGGAGGAGAAATGCCTTATTTGTTCTCCCACAGTGGTCCAGAAAGGAGAAAGTGACCCATCAGCTCTGCAGTTCCACAGGTAAAGTTCTTGTGAGTCCCTGGTGCATGGAAAAGACTTTCCCAGGTCCTGTATGAACATACTCAGGGAACATACTTCCAGGCTTACCTTGGAGCACAGGTGTCTGCAGAATTTATATTCAAGCAGAATACTTCCTGGGGCAGATGGATtcccttaaatttctttttttagaaaaaaagtcaCTCTGGAAGGCATTATAAGGGACTTGGTTtaatcctgggtttgaatccttgttctaccacttactggctACATATCCTTGGGAAAATAATAgctgctatttaaaaatttttaatattattattcaatATCACTTCTCTCCCAATCACTTCACCTACCCGTTGAGTTTGCCTTCCTGAAAATTTGCAAGTCATTTTCCTCCACTAAATGGATGCTCAGTATATCATTGCCTTTTCCACTTTTTCCTTAACAAATGCCTAGTTTTCCAGTAAGGATAAAAATGACACTAGGGGAATACAGCTCAAGTGTAATGTGTTATTATATGCCAGACTACACTTGTGCCGTGTTAGCTGCTGACTTCTACAGGTGTCTAGAGCACATTGAACCAGAGAGAAAACTCAGGTTTTGGGTCATGAGTCATTGTGCAGTTAGAAGTCATTAGGGATGTCTTATTGACGACCACAGAAGACAATATCATCTGTTCAGTAGATCGATCTATTTGGATATCAGTGTCTCCATAGCAATTGAATAACACCAGTAATAGTTTTCTGTTCTTCTCATTAGCCACACACTCTAATAACCAAAAGTTCTTGCTCagtattagctattattgttataAATTCAGCTAAGTACTATAACCATAGAGTATACACAATCTGACCTCAGTATATTCCGAACAGCATTATAACATCAATGCAAACTTTCCATGCATTCTAGGGTCAAgtacagaaatggagaacagTGTGCTAGGTTTAAAAAGGAAATGCAATATACACTCATGTGCacagcagccttattcacaacaGCCCAAACGTGGAAGCAAACCAAGCGTCCATCAAGAACACAGTCACTTGGAAATCAAAGCTTCTGCTCCAATGTGAGCAGGAAGGAGTGAGGGCAGGAAcatgggagaggaaggagggaggacgtCGAAGGAGGTACCCACCAGAAGAGGCAGAGTGAGTCTGCGACAGGAGACATTAGAGAGAGGGCACAGGCCCTCCTTACAGTAGGGGATGACGTGTTTTGGGAAGCATGGTGATGGAGTGGGTCGGTTCTGATGATGTATGCTGCCTGagtgcctggcacccagcaaCCACCCAAGAGACATTTGTTACATGAATTACACAAGGCAGTTCATGAGCTGAGTGAATGGGTGAGTGAAGAAAAGTACAAGTAAGAGGAGTGACgatgggatgaatgaatgaacgggcTGTCAGGCGCTGGGCCATCAGGGCTGCAGGAGGCTTTGCTGATCATGGCCAATAAAAGATCCCGTAGCCTAGCAGCATTCCATATATTTGAGTAGAGAACAACCTCTCCAGTGCCCTTCTCTAATCATCTCACAGGAATCCTGACCAAACCAGATCTAGTGGACAAGGGTGCTGAGAAAGGTGTCCTGAAAGTCATGCAGGACCTCACATACCATCTCAAGAGAAGTTATATGATAGTGAAGTGTCGGGGTCAGCAGGAGGTCACGAACAAGCTGAGCTTGGCCGAAGCAACCAAGGAGGAAATGATGTTCTTTCAAACACATCCGCACTTCAGGTAAGATTCTTTAGGACAACCTTGGACTCCATGGAAAGCAGCCCCGCCTATCTGAATTGGCCTAGATGACTaccaaattatatataaaaattatacaatgaGCATAACCTACCCTCGTCTTTATTTCAGTGTTAAAGTTATTGGCTTACTTAAAGAAACCATTTTTTCTTGGACTGTGATGAAAAATTGTAATAGGGTATATTTCACAAGGCAGAGCACACTTtgttttctcaaaatgttttcaCTTGCTTTCTCATTTGAGTCCCACAAAATCTTGCAAAACACTGGGATGCTTCCCGTTGAATCGGGtacttttttcctttcactttattTAGGAACTTGCTGTTTCTGAACAGCAAGTCCAGGGGGAGAAGGGTAATAAGATATAGAGGTCACTCTTGCTTTAAGGAGAGACGGTGGGAAAATGGTGAATTTTTGCAGACCAGGTTTGCTACTTACTCTGTGCCCTTGGGAGATGACTCAGCCTCGCTGAGTTTTTGCTTTCTCATCCTGCTAATTCTTCACAGGATTGCGGTTAGGATTAAATAATATGCCACACGCACATGTTCTGGCCAGCACTCTATACATACCACCCTGGTTCCTTGTTCCTCTCTGCTCCTGCCCTGAATGGAAGAAACAGATCATTTTTCAGTAGTGTTAGGGGTCACAGGGAGAGAAAACTCTGCTCACCAAACAGAGAGAAGATTCTGTAATAATCACACCCATGGTTCTCAACCCTGAGGGAGCAGCGGAATCTGCGAGAGAGTTTGTTAAAATCCAGCTGGCTGTGCCCTGTCCCGGAGTTTCTGAGGTCTGGGGTGTGGTCCCAAAATTTATGTCTCAAGTTCCCAGTTGAAGTCGACGTTGCTgacccagggaccacactttgaaaaccactgttcaAGGTGTCTGGGGAAGTTAAGTCTTGGATAAAAAAGTGTGCTGAAGTGCTTTGTTGTTGAACATCTGAGATTTAATCCTTGTGTGCCCACATGCTGGGACTCAGCCCTTGTAGGAAAGGCACTCACAGTAGCACTGGAAAAATGATCCTACTGGGTCCTTCGTGAATTTATGTTAACAGCAAACACTTAGCAACCAGACCACCTGGTATGTGACCCTGGATGAGCTACTTAACCTTCTGGTGCATTTGCCCTTCTTTAAAGTTGGTTGTTCAATgattaaatatttgtaaagccCTTAGAATCATGTAGGCGCTTACTAAGCACagtgtaaacatttttttaaatttaattttattgtggaaAGAACACTTATCATGAGGTCCACCCTCCTAACAAAAGTCTAAGTGAACaatgcagtattgttaactatcgGCACAATATTTTTCAGCAGAGCTCTGGAACTTACTTACCTTTCATAACAGAAACTTTTTGCCCTTTGGTTAGCAAGTCCTCATTTCTTCCTCCCCCCaacacctggcaaccaccatgGCCACTCTCTGATTGCATGAGTTTTAGATAGCTCACGTGAATGGAATTATGTAGTGTTTGTCTTTCCatgacaggcttatttcacttagcataatgttctcaaggttcactcatgttgtcacatattgcaaacattccttctttttaaaggctgaattatATTCTATTGCATATATCTACCACAGTTTGTATCCATTTACCTTTCCATGAACATTTAcgtgtttccacatcttggctattgtgaatggtgctacaatgaacacaggagtgctaatatctctttgagatcttgatttcaattctcttgaataaatgcccagaagtgagattgctggatcatatggtagtcccatttttaattttttaaggtacTTTcttactgctttccatagtggatgTGCCATTTTgaattcccatcaacagtatacaagggctccaatttctccacatctttgccaacacttgtcttttgtttttttgataataccATCCTAAAAGATGTGAAGTGTCTAATTGAGAAGAACATCCTTTCTGCAAAAACACTTtgcattttgataattttttcatAACATAGTTctcaacatttaaatatttcatttaccattttgaatttacattgtgtactattttaaattaatttaaaaaatttatatcaaGACTCAATTATGATAATTTGAAATATCAgggaaaaaattaatacatttcttCCTAGAGATACGAATAcaaactggagagagagagagagagagagagagagagagagagaggggctgaGACCTCATCCACTTCTTGGTACCCTCATCCACAAACTGCATCTAAATCTCAATGAGCTCATCCTGCCTGGCTGGCTGCACCAGCGTCATTCACACAGGTGTCTTTACCTGTAGTGTTTACCTGCTCGGGCTGTAAAGGTGGTGAACGGGATGCAAAGTGGAACTCTACTGCTTACCAGCTCAGCAATGATATCAAGCAGTTTGGCTCTCTGAGCCTAAGGTTCCTCTCTTGCGAAAAAGAGGCAATGAAGACACATGCTTTGTACCGCAGTGCAGGGCTTCACTGCGACGTGAAGGGCTTGGAATGATGCTTGGCGCAAAGATAACCCTCCTTGGTGCCCCTCTGCATCCTTCCTGCTCTTCCTCTTTGTTAAATTGTTGTTAGCAACGTTGACTGCTTAGGACTGTACCAGCCTGACAGCGACACACAGACATAGCCTCTACCAAAGCACCATTTCTCAGTTTGTCATGCTCAAATGACCACCAACATAACATTTTGCTAAAGAAGTCTTCCATTATATTCAAGCATCAGCTACAAACTAgtacttgccatctgcctctacaaggattaaatcatgagctGTTGCagttgctgaccttcaacacctcctgaaaggagttcagggtggagatcaggaatgaggcactctgtgctctgggaaaaactggcagaacaggtcttcagatggTTAGATATTCTCAGAAGactttatgagcccaattcttgtatctcctcatatctagaaaagcactaaaatccttcatggtgacgtctgctcctcatgactagcagtaaccttcacgAGACGAGCAGAACCTTCTGCAAAAAACATGTTGTTGATTGCATggactcccccttcaccaaaaccACATAGGTACTGACCAACCCCCCCTAACTCTTTggggcagtttctcagagctatctgagatgttgtctcccgggctatagtcctcattttgccccaaataaaacttcaCTCACATTgttcatgttgtgcattttttaaagtcaGCACAAGTATACTTCTTCTCTCAATGAAAAGCACTGAGCCaaacacagcaaaaaaacaaaaacaaaaactggccCCCATCTGATTCCTCCCCGCTCTGGTCACTTGACAGAACTGCAAAGTTCTTGACACCAGATGGTTGAAGCTGTAGTGCATAGCATTGCATCCAAAGCCCTTCTTGAGCTCTTAACAGGGGTCCATCTCAACAAGCTTCACACAATAATAGAAATTCCGGATCCCCTTAAACGCTCTCAAATGAGACTCTGCCCATACACCTAAAAAATCTGTCAGCTAATTTCATCAAGCTGCAGCCTTTCATTGTTTGCTCTTCTGTTGTTCAGAAATTGCTCCCTTTGTTAGAGAATCAAATAAAGGAGAGTCACCAGAGGGCGACAGAGGAGCTGCGCCAGTGTGGAGATAACCTCCCCAGCAACGAAGCCTATAAAATGTTCTTTCTGATTGAGCTGAAGATTACCGGGGACCCCGTGTGACCCTCGGGCACAGAAACTGGCTTCTCCTTAGATGGTCGCATCCTCCCTGGTGGCCCTGCACATCTTGTGGTGGCCCTCCCTATATGCGAGCTTCCCCGCCTGTGGCTTGCgggagccctgccctgccctccctgggTCTCACCTGGGGGATGAAGTGGCTGGTGGGTCATTGGACCCCTTTGAAACCCCAGGTCCCACACCACACTCAGCTGATCCAGATCCCAGCTCTGTAATATGATTACAGCCCAGAATGATGCTTTTAtctcatttttcagaaaattaagGTGTTTAATCAGGACATTGAAAAGTTAATAGAAGGAGAAGAAATTGTAAAGGAGAAAGAGTCCCGCTTATATAACAAAATCAGACAGGAGTTTAAAAACTGGATACTCATACTTGCAGCCAATACCCAAAAAGGTGAGTCTGGGGACAGGGCTCCCGCAAAAGCAGCATCATGTTTACCAAGACCAGAAGCTACTTCCGGCACATGAAAAGTGTGCGAAGAGCTGACTGTGCCCACACGAGGGACCCCTTAGTATCTGTAACAGCTTCCCACCCATCAGTGTGGTGCGCCGACCTCACCAATTCAATAGAAGACGATTCCACCACCtacttccagctttcttctgctcCTTTGTTCCGAGGCGAGACAATTTCACTTACGTCGtctattccctcctcttcacccTTAATCCAAGACCAGAGAGGTCAATGCTTTGACAAGAAACTCCTTGCTTCCCCTGGCAGAATTCCAACTTCCATTCTGCTTCAGCCCAAATGCCAATAGGGTGTGTGCCAGTgatgcgtgcatgcgtgtgtgtgtgcgtcttTGTTTTGGCACGTGATAAAAACAGCACTATTCCTTCCATGGTAGGAGTCCTCCAGCTGTAGTCTGGATGTATTCTTGGGAGAGCTGTAAATGCCATAAGAATTTCtgagtttctattttcatttaattaatcagatttttttccctcccaattATAAACATTCAACTTCTTTCTTGGGTTGATGACTCTCAACTGAAACACCTCCTTGGTCAGCTGGTGGAAAACAATTTACATGCCTCCAGCTATCCCAGGGGCTGTGTCTGAGTCCCGGGTTAGGTGCCGTGcctggtccttgatcaccattcCTCCAGGCTGGCAGCTTGCAAGATGTATGCGTCCTTCCTGGGCCTTCGTGGTTGGTCCCCTGGACGCTCCATGCTCCCGACTACAGGGCTGGCCCTCATGGGCGcttccccagccctgccagggctCAGGGCGCTCTGCTGCAAACACAGGCCGCTCTGTGGCCGAGAAAGTCCAAGGGCCTCTGCCCCCTGTGCCGTCCTGGGATGAATAAGGTCTGGGCACGGCTACACAACACCCACCCAGACGCACTCCCCCGGGGTCTGTACCCTGTTCTCCTGAGCCACATCAGAACCAAGGGTCTTGTGTCCTCCCGTGAAACTCCTCTTGGGAAGTGGTGCATAGCCCGCTTCTATTCTCAGGCCCCAAATCtgcaaggtgggggtggggtgttgtCACATACGTGGTTTTGGCCACATACACgcctaaaaaagaaggaaaacctgcCCTTGTGAAGCTCAcagtttctctcttctctcaaatTACTGTCTCTGCCTTCAATGCACAAAAGTCCATTTGAAACTCAAAAGCCAAGAAGTGAACCCATTCCACTatgtcctctctccctttcccggGATGCCTTTGACCGTGTAGGTGACATGGGAGTCGCAGGATTTCTGGGAAACACGGATAGGGAGCTGTTATCCCACTGTGCTCATTAGCCCTGGAGACATTCTTGAATGCTTGGATTCAAGCCAACTACAGAGACAAGAGTGATGGGCATGAAAATGtagaataaaccataatgggggAACCAGAAAGACGGGGATGTGGGAGGTGATGGAGGTCGGGGCAGAGAAAATGAACAGGCGTGTGCTCCCGTTGGCAGCAAGtatactaaacaaacaaacacacagactGGCAGTAGAGAAGGTGAGCCTGGCACAGGCAAGGGGCAGAGTCACAGGATAGGACAGGTGAGGACAGCAGTAGAGGGTGAAGGGGGAGCTCCTGAAAATCGCCATTTAAGTCTTGGGCCTTCTTTGACCTCGGATTATTTTTAACTCCGTGTTCAACATAATCATACTTCCTAGGCTGTTTAAGCAACATggcggggggtggagggagaaaaagagaagtaatgtgtttctctttcttattcaACCAGAAGAAGATTGAAGACATAAAAGCAAAACAAGCGGAAACAGCAGAAAATCTGACCCGGCTTCAGTTCAGGATGGAGCAATTGATTTATTGTCAAGATCAGATTCACAGCTTGTGGTTCTGAACAGAGTCTGAGAAGAGATCTTTAACCCAGTGGGAACGCCTCCACAGAATCTTCAGTCGAAATCGCCCCTTTTAAATGATCCGCCTTCATTTTCCTCCACTGTGGAGATTTGGGTCCACCTGAATGTGTGTTTCTCGGTGAGCATGTAGGGGTACAGGGACAGTGCACTGCGGTCCCTGCCGAGCAGAGAGCAGGGTAACCCCGTTGACAGCTGCTTAGCTGAGCAAACAGGGGAGAGGCCACACTGCTGCGTACCAAGCCCTTTGGCTGTGAAAAACTactcatatattatctcattatagttttataGTAACCTTACCAAAGCACTTTTAATTTGCCCCCAAATCAGGTTTCTCATGGAGCAGAGAATGTACTCAAAATTAATTCCATCTCCaaagttctttgtattttgtgCTATGCATAAATTACAAAATTACTATTATCAGAATACAGCAAAGCGCCAACTTGACTGGTTATAGTTTAGCTTCCCTTCATAGTTCAGAAGGCTCTTGGCTCCTGAAGTGCCTCAAACTTGCGAGGTCCACAACGTGGGAATGAAAAAGGCTTTCCCTAGATTTTGCGACCCAGTCGGCTTCGTGGTTTCTAACACTCCATCCGTGGACTAAAGTATTAGGGTGCATAGAGAAGGAGGTAGCTTTTAAACTGCAAAGAAGCCCAACTCCTGAAGCCCTTTCTCGATCAGAATAGAAAGTAGAGTTACCCAGGTGTGGGGTCCAGCTGTCAGGCAAACTAGAGATGCTGAGGAAAGGAGGGAATGAGGCGAGCGCTGACACAGGTCCCGATGGGCTCCCAGATGGGACCCAGGGTTCACAGCTGGGAGGTCCCTTCTGGGAGgagaagcaggggtgggggaggagctcCCAGAAAGGCTGGGATGTCCAGAACGTGGTATGGGTTTGCTAGCCTACAGGTGGGTTCTTCTTGCCAGAGGGAATACCTGGGCAGGGAAAATTGGGCGACCCAAATCGATCCTTCCCTTGGTTTGGTACTGACCGCTGGCGTGGAGGTGGACGGGACACCAGGACTCAGCAAGTAGACCGTGCATGCATCCAAGAACTTTTCTCTGCAGCCACAGGCCTTGGCCCCAGACCCCTCCAGCTGAGCCTTCTTATCCCCTCTTCCAGGAAACCAGCAAACGTCTCGCCAACCCGATCCCATTCATAATTCAGTATTTTATGCTCCAAGAGAATGGTGATTACTTACAGAAAGCCACGATGCAGATACTACAGGAAAAACAGTACTATTCCTGGCTGCTTCAAGAACAGAGTGACACGACAGCCAAGAGGAGATTCCTTAGGGAGAAAACTTACCGGCTGGCTCAGGCACGGCGAGCTCTCTACGAATTCCCCCAGTTAAAGCGGTAAATCCCAAAAGAACACCAGTGCTGCTGGGTTTTGCTATGCACGTGACTGTAAGGGAGTTGGTACAGGAAGTGGTGTCTCATTTGGGGCCAGACTTTTCTGTTGCTGTCTGTGTCCATCTTCACTGTGCTGCCCTCAGCACTAGAGTTTATATCTGAAGTCCTGCGACCCATAGAGCTGTCACCTCCACCGGGAGGTCTTCCTTGTCCTCTGTAAAGAGGGAGCTCTCCAGCCCTTGGGCCCCAGAGCCTCCAGGTACAGCATTCTTAAATACTGCTGTCattctttgttaatttttcaCCCCTCTGCATTAGACTATGAGACCTCAGAAAGGTAAGGTCAGTTcatattcttttgtatttccagAATCTCGCATGGTGCCTGGAGCATCGTAGCCACTTAATAAACATCTCATTGAACCAATGAATGATGGAGATTACCTGAGGCTATGGCTTAAATCCAGACTTTGGTTGTTTGGAATGGTGTCCCTTAGCTGGCCACTTTCCGACAAATTC from Pseudorca crassidens isolate mPseCra1 chromosome 5, mPseCra1.hap1, whole genome shotgun sequence encodes the following:
- the MX2 gene encoding LOW QUALITY PROTEIN: interferon-induced GTP-binding protein Mx2 (The sequence of the model RefSeq protein was modified relative to this genomic sequence to represent the inferred CDS: inserted 2 bases in 1 codon; deleted 2 bases in 1 codon; substituted 2 bases at 2 genomic stop codons) gives rise to the protein MNSFQQQPLLPPSAAPGQMMYPPNWQGRGKDPVFLAKGFNLLNLNHQQPGGNRDGQTSKGLENNLYNQYEEKVRPCIDLIDSLRALGMEQGLALPAIAVTGDQSLGKSSVLEALXGVALPRGSGIITRCPLVLKLTKQECKWTGRISCRKTELQVQDPXRVEREIRKAQDAVAGNGVGISHELMSLEITSPEFPDLTLLELPGITRVAVGNQPHDVGLQMRLSGTREWIKALIKKYIQRQQTISLVVVPCNVDIATTEALSMAQEVDPDGDRTIGILTKPDLVDKGAEKGVLKVMQDLTYHLKRSYMIVKCRGQQEVTNKLSLAEATKEEMMFFQTHPHFRIAKLLPLLENQIKESHQRATEELRQCGDNLPSNEAYKMFFLIELKITGDPKIKVFNQDIEKLIEGEEIVKEKESRLYNKIRQEFKNWILILAANTQKGDMGKKIEDIKAKQAETAENLTRLQFRMEQLIYCQDQIHSVVLNRVXEEIFNPVGTPPQNLQSKSPLLNDPPSFSSTVEIWVHLNVCFSETSKRLANPIPFIIQYFMLQENGDYLQKATMQILQEKQYYSWLLQEQSDTTAKRRFLREKTYRLAQARRALYEFPQLKR